The Peromyscus maniculatus bairdii isolate BWxNUB_F1_BW_parent chromosome 6, HU_Pman_BW_mat_3.1, whole genome shotgun sequence genome has a segment encoding these proteins:
- the Celf3 gene encoding CUGBP Elav-like family member 3 isoform X7, whose protein sequence is MNRPIQVKPADSESRGDRKLFVGMLGKQQTDEDVRKMFEPFGTIDECTVLRGPDGTSKGCAFVKFQTHAEAQAAINTLHSSRTLPGASSSLVVKFADTEKERGLRRMQQVAAQLGMFSPIALQFGAYSAYTQALMQQQAALVAAHSAYLSPMATMAAVQMQHMAAINANGLIATPITPSSGTSTPPAIAATPVSAIPAALGVNGYSPVPTQPTGQPAPDALYPNGVHPYPAQSPAAPVDPLQQAYAGMQHYTAAYPAAYSLVAPAFPQPPALVAPQPPPPPQQQQQQQQQQQQQREGPDGCNIFIYHLPQEFTDSEILQMFVPFGHVISAKVFVDRATNQSKCFGFVSFDNPASAQAAIQAMNGFQIGMKRLKVQLKRPKDANRPY, encoded by the exons ATGAACAGGCCGATCCAGGTCAAGCCAGCCGACAGCGAGAGTCGAGGAG acCGGAAGCTCTTTGTGGGGATGCTAGGAAAGCAGCAGACAGATGAGGATGTCCGGAAGATGTTTGAACCATTTGGGACCATAGACGAGTGCACTGTGCTCCGGGGGCCAGACGGTACCAGCAAAG GCTGTGCCTTTGTGAAGTTCCAGACTCACGCCGAGGCCCAGGCAGCCATCAACACCCTCCATAGCAGCCGGACCCTGCCG GGTGCCTCATCCAGCCTGGTGGTAAAGTTTGCTGACACTGAGAAGGAGCGAGGTCTCCGCCGAATGCAACAGGTGGCTGCCCAGCTGGGCATGTTCAGCCCTATCGCCCTCCAGTTTGGAGCCTACAGCGCCTACACTCAGGCC CTGATGCAGCAGCAGGCAGCCCTGGTAGCAGCTCACAGTGCCTACCTCAGCCCGATGGCCACCATGGCTGCCGTGCAGATGCAGCACATGGCTGCCATCAATGCCAATGGCCTCATCGCCACCCCTATCACGCCATCCTCAG GAACCAGCACCCCGCCTGCCATTGCCGCCACGCCCGTCTCTGCCATCCCTGCTGCCTTGGGCGTCAACGGCTACAGCCCGGTGCCCACCCAGCCCACGGGGCAGCCTGCCCCTGATGCTCTGTATCCCAACGGGGTTCACCCTTACCCAG CCCAGAGCCCCGCTGCCCCTGTGGATCCCCTCCAGCAGGCCTATGCAGGAATGCAGCACTACACAG CAGCCTATCCTGCAGCCTACAGCCTCGTTGCGCCCGCGTTCCCGCAGCCTCCAGCCCTGGTGGCCccgcagccaccaccaccacctcagcagcagcagcagcagcagcaacagcagcagcagcagcgggaaG GCCCTGACGGCTGCAACATCTTCATCTACCACCTGCCCCAGGAGTTCAcggactcagagatcctccagaTGTTTGTCCCTTTTGGTCATGTCATCTCAGCCAAAGTCTTTGTTGACCGGGCCACCAATCAGAGCAAATGTTTTG GCTTTGTGAGTTTCGACAATCCGGCCAGTGCCCAGGCTGCCATCCAGGCAATGAATGGTTTCCAGATTGGCATGAAGCGCCTCAAAGTCCAGCTAAAGCGGCCTAAGGATGCAAACAGGCCCTACTAA
- the Celf3 gene encoding CUGBP Elav-like family member 3 isoform X11, producing MNRPIQVKPADSESRGEDRKLFVGMLGKQQTDEDVRKMFEPFGTIDECTVLRGPDGTSKGCAFVKFQTHAEAQAAINTLHSSRTLPGASSSLVVKFADTEKERGLRRMQQVAAQLGMFSPIALQFGAYSAYTQALMQQQAALVAAHSAYLSPMATMAAVQMQHMAAINANGLIATPITPSSAQSPAAPVDPLQQAYAGMQHYTAAYPAAYSLVAPAFPQPPALVAPQPPPPPQQQQQQQQQQQQQREGPDGCNIFIYHLPQEFTDSEILQMFVPFGHVISAKVFVDRATNQSKCFGFVSFDNPASAQAAIQAMNGFQIGMKRLKVQLKRPKDANRPY from the exons ATGAACAGGCCGATCCAGGTCAAGCCAGCCGACAGCGAGAGTCGAGGAG aagacCGGAAGCTCTTTGTGGGGATGCTAGGAAAGCAGCAGACAGATGAGGATGTCCGGAAGATGTTTGAACCATTTGGGACCATAGACGAGTGCACTGTGCTCCGGGGGCCAGACGGTACCAGCAAAG GCTGTGCCTTTGTGAAGTTCCAGACTCACGCCGAGGCCCAGGCAGCCATCAACACCCTCCATAGCAGCCGGACCCTGCCG GGTGCCTCATCCAGCCTGGTGGTAAAGTTTGCTGACACTGAGAAGGAGCGAGGTCTCCGCCGAATGCAACAGGTGGCTGCCCAGCTGGGCATGTTCAGCCCTATCGCCCTCCAGTTTGGAGCCTACAGCGCCTACACTCAGGCC CTGATGCAGCAGCAGGCAGCCCTGGTAGCAGCTCACAGTGCCTACCTCAGCCCGATGGCCACCATGGCTGCCGTGCAGATGCAGCACATGGCTGCCATCAATGCCAATGGCCTCATCGCCACCCCTATCACGCCATCCTCAG CCCAGAGCCCCGCTGCCCCTGTGGATCCCCTCCAGCAGGCCTATGCAGGAATGCAGCACTACACAG CAGCCTATCCTGCAGCCTACAGCCTCGTTGCGCCCGCGTTCCCGCAGCCTCCAGCCCTGGTGGCCccgcagccaccaccaccacctcagcagcagcagcagcagcagcaacagcagcagcagcagcgggaaG GCCCTGACGGCTGCAACATCTTCATCTACCACCTGCCCCAGGAGTTCAcggactcagagatcctccagaTGTTTGTCCCTTTTGGTCATGTCATCTCAGCCAAAGTCTTTGTTGACCGGGCCACCAATCAGAGCAAATGTTTTG GCTTTGTGAGTTTCGACAATCCGGCCAGTGCCCAGGCTGCCATCCAGGCAATGAATGGTTTCCAGATTGGCATGAAGCGCCTCAAAGTCCAGCTAAAGCGGCCTAAGGATGCAAACAGGCCCTACTAA
- the Celf3 gene encoding CUGBP Elav-like family member 3 isoform X9: protein MNRPIQVKPADSESRGDRKLFVGMLGKQQTDEDVRKMFEPFGTIDECTVLRGPDGTSKGCAFVKFQTHAEAQAAINTLHSSRTLPGASSSLVVKFADTEKERGLRRMQQVAAQLGMFSPIALQFGAYSAYTQALMQQQAALVAAHSAYLSPMATMAAVQMQHMAAINANGLIATPITPSSGTSTPPAIAATPVSAIPAALGVNGYSPVPTQPTGQPAPDALYPNGVHPYPAQSPAAPVDPLQQAYAGMQHYTAYPAAYSLVAPAFPQPPALVAPQPPPPPQQQQQQQQQQQQQREGPDGCNIFIYHLPQEFTDSEILQMFVPFGHVISAKVFVDRATNQSKCFGFVSFDNPASAQAAIQAMNGFQIGMKRLKVQLKRPKDANRPY from the exons ATGAACAGGCCGATCCAGGTCAAGCCAGCCGACAGCGAGAGTCGAGGAG acCGGAAGCTCTTTGTGGGGATGCTAGGAAAGCAGCAGACAGATGAGGATGTCCGGAAGATGTTTGAACCATTTGGGACCATAGACGAGTGCACTGTGCTCCGGGGGCCAGACGGTACCAGCAAAG GCTGTGCCTTTGTGAAGTTCCAGACTCACGCCGAGGCCCAGGCAGCCATCAACACCCTCCATAGCAGCCGGACCCTGCCG GGTGCCTCATCCAGCCTGGTGGTAAAGTTTGCTGACACTGAGAAGGAGCGAGGTCTCCGCCGAATGCAACAGGTGGCTGCCCAGCTGGGCATGTTCAGCCCTATCGCCCTCCAGTTTGGAGCCTACAGCGCCTACACTCAGGCC CTGATGCAGCAGCAGGCAGCCCTGGTAGCAGCTCACAGTGCCTACCTCAGCCCGATGGCCACCATGGCTGCCGTGCAGATGCAGCACATGGCTGCCATCAATGCCAATGGCCTCATCGCCACCCCTATCACGCCATCCTCAG GAACCAGCACCCCGCCTGCCATTGCCGCCACGCCCGTCTCTGCCATCCCTGCTGCCTTGGGCGTCAACGGCTACAGCCCGGTGCCCACCCAGCCCACGGGGCAGCCTGCCCCTGATGCTCTGTATCCCAACGGGGTTCACCCTTACCCAG CCCAGAGCCCCGCTGCCCCTGTGGATCCCCTCCAGCAGGCCTATGCAGGAATGCAGCACTACACAG CCTATCCTGCAGCCTACAGCCTCGTTGCGCCCGCGTTCCCGCAGCCTCCAGCCCTGGTGGCCccgcagccaccaccaccacctcagcagcagcagcagcagcagcaacagcagcagcagcagcgggaaG GCCCTGACGGCTGCAACATCTTCATCTACCACCTGCCCCAGGAGTTCAcggactcagagatcctccagaTGTTTGTCCCTTTTGGTCATGTCATCTCAGCCAAAGTCTTTGTTGACCGGGCCACCAATCAGAGCAAATGTTTTG GCTTTGTGAGTTTCGACAATCCGGCCAGTGCCCAGGCTGCCATCCAGGCAATGAATGGTTTCCAGATTGGCATGAAGCGCCTCAAAGTCCAGCTAAAGCGGCCTAAGGATGCAAACAGGCCCTACTAA
- the Celf3 gene encoding CUGBP Elav-like family member 3 isoform X8 — protein sequence MNRPIQVKPADSESRGEDRKLFVGMLGKQQTDEDVRKMFEPFGTIDECTVLRGPDGTSKGCAFVKFQTHAEAQAAINTLHSSRTLPGASSSLVVKFADTEKERGLRRMQQVAAQLGMFSPIALQFGAYSAYTQALMQQQAALVAAHSAYLSPMATMAAVQMQHMAAINANGLIATPITPSSGTSTPPAIAATPVSAIPAALGVNGYSPVPTQPTGQPAPDALYPNGVHPYPAQSPAAPVDPLQQAYAGMQHYTAYPAAYSLVAPAFPQPPALVAPQPPPPPQQQQQQQQQQQQQREGPDGCNIFIYHLPQEFTDSEILQMFVPFGHVISAKVFVDRATNQSKCFGFVSFDNPASAQAAIQAMNGFQIGMKRLKVQLKRPKDANRPY from the exons ATGAACAGGCCGATCCAGGTCAAGCCAGCCGACAGCGAGAGTCGAGGAG aagacCGGAAGCTCTTTGTGGGGATGCTAGGAAAGCAGCAGACAGATGAGGATGTCCGGAAGATGTTTGAACCATTTGGGACCATAGACGAGTGCACTGTGCTCCGGGGGCCAGACGGTACCAGCAAAG GCTGTGCCTTTGTGAAGTTCCAGACTCACGCCGAGGCCCAGGCAGCCATCAACACCCTCCATAGCAGCCGGACCCTGCCG GGTGCCTCATCCAGCCTGGTGGTAAAGTTTGCTGACACTGAGAAGGAGCGAGGTCTCCGCCGAATGCAACAGGTGGCTGCCCAGCTGGGCATGTTCAGCCCTATCGCCCTCCAGTTTGGAGCCTACAGCGCCTACACTCAGGCC CTGATGCAGCAGCAGGCAGCCCTGGTAGCAGCTCACAGTGCCTACCTCAGCCCGATGGCCACCATGGCTGCCGTGCAGATGCAGCACATGGCTGCCATCAATGCCAATGGCCTCATCGCCACCCCTATCACGCCATCCTCAG GAACCAGCACCCCGCCTGCCATTGCCGCCACGCCCGTCTCTGCCATCCCTGCTGCCTTGGGCGTCAACGGCTACAGCCCGGTGCCCACCCAGCCCACGGGGCAGCCTGCCCCTGATGCTCTGTATCCCAACGGGGTTCACCCTTACCCAG CCCAGAGCCCCGCTGCCCCTGTGGATCCCCTCCAGCAGGCCTATGCAGGAATGCAGCACTACACAG CCTATCCTGCAGCCTACAGCCTCGTTGCGCCCGCGTTCCCGCAGCCTCCAGCCCTGGTGGCCccgcagccaccaccaccacctcagcagcagcagcagcagcagcaacagcagcagcagcagcgggaaG GCCCTGACGGCTGCAACATCTTCATCTACCACCTGCCCCAGGAGTTCAcggactcagagatcctccagaTGTTTGTCCCTTTTGGTCATGTCATCTCAGCCAAAGTCTTTGTTGACCGGGCCACCAATCAGAGCAAATGTTTTG GCTTTGTGAGTTTCGACAATCCGGCCAGTGCCCAGGCTGCCATCCAGGCAATGAATGGTTTCCAGATTGGCATGAAGCGCCTCAAAGTCCAGCTAAAGCGGCCTAAGGATGCAAACAGGCCCTACTAA